Genomic window (Magnolia sinica isolate HGM2019 chromosome 10, MsV1, whole genome shotgun sequence):
AATTGGCACATGAGCCTTGGAATATTTGCTTAAAGAAACTGAGATACAGACAATTGCTGGATAGAAGCATTGAACTTTCTCTAATTTTGCTGGAACTCGTCTGCTTTGCTTGTTTGAAAGTGGTAACAATGGACCCCTCAATCATGAAGCTTCTTGAGGACGATGAGGTTAATGATCTTGCAATGTTCTTTCTTATTTTTACTTGTCATTTTTTACACCTGCCCTTATCTCTTCTCATGCATTACCCATTTTGGGATTTCAAACAGGATGAAAGCACATACTCTGGGGCAGATGTGGATGCATTTACAGCTGCCTTAAACAGAGACATAggaggggacacatcaaattctCAGCTTGCTGATTCAGATTCTGGTAAGATTGCATGTTTTCTCTCTGTCTTTATGCACTTAGCGTGCATTTTTCGGTGCACTATAAAATAGTATTGCAGTTATTTGTCTAATAAAATGGATAAACCAAATTGTAATTTTCCTTTGTTTGCATTCATACTGGTGAGGATACGGGGTCCTAATTgcaattgcattactttcaagttggacattAAAGTTATGTAAATGCAAATTGAGGGCTTGCTCATTGCATACACTAGGAAATTGTTCTTGCCACATACATTGATGACATTATCCTTACCGGGGAGAGTGAAGGTGAGACATTCCAAGTGAAGTGTTTTATAGCATTTGAGATTAAGGATCTTGGATCACTCAAGTATATCAGTTGGAATATGAAGATGCCATGTGGTGACCAATTGTAGAAAGAATGTTAGTTTTCTCAATTTCTTCTTAATTAAACTGAATGTTAGATATATAATTTGCTTGTTCATCAAAATGCATCTGTATGTATCTAATTCTGTTTGGGCCTCCTCTCTAAGGGTTAATCATATAGCAACCTTGATTGCGTGGCATTAGTAATTTGCTACACAGGACCGAAACGAACAGGGGCTTTTGTTTTTGGGGAGCTAAACTGTATGATTTTGTGATCTAATTAATTTAAAAACTGAGCTGTAGGATAAACTCAGCTGTTGTTGTGTGGCCATATTTATTTAGGGATttcacttggtttttttttttctttcctgctTGCAATTATTTTGCATTGGTTTCCATTAATAATCTTCTTGCATGCATATTTCCTGTATTTGgtacagtgttttaaatagctattaCGCTACGAGACTCAataaaatagcttaagtcacatgtagcctgcgctacatgataatttgcatatgctgcacgctacgtagctcacattacaagttattttttcaCTACAATATTAAAATCATTTAATGTTTTCAAACATTtgttacatttttaaaaaaaatagaaatttgttaatcttttcaatgcttttagtaaaataatataagtaacaatattaaatcagtttcgttgctctttctttacctttatacttaattattgccctttcctattactatAGGCTTTGTTTGATTGgaccaaatatcatgatttttTGTAAATTTCATTATTCATCAGCCTAATTTGGtggaaaatatcatgaaattggtacaACCAAGCACGACCTTCATTAAAAgtctagaagtagcatgtagcttacgcctcatgcTTCAAAGGGGTGAACGCTCACCTATACGCTatacactatttaaaacactggtataATGTCATGTTATCCTGTATGGTTTCTATTAGCAAAAATGTTCTGCTATTGTCTTTACGTTATCAAGATTTGCTGATTCTTCTTTATGACATGGGCCTGGCCCGCCTTTTGCCTACTCCATAGGCATGTTGGCCCATGGAAGCAACCCAACAGCTAATCAGTTAATCGGACCACAGCAAACTTCCAATCAAGAAGAAAATCTAACTCACCAACATCACCCAAAGGAAGAACATCATCATTTGCCACCACAGGGGCAACATACATCTGAAACGGAGCAGATTCCACATGGGTCTACAGCCGAGAACCAGCACCAACAAAATGTTCACTCAACGGAAAACGATCAGCTGCCATTGCAGCAGAAACAGTCCCAGGACGATCAGCAACATCGTCAGACAGAACAAAATAATAATGTACAGATTTCTGAACAAATTCCTGTTCAGCGCCTAGAACAGGATAAGTTTCAGCAGTCCGAGATCCAACACCAACTTTCGAAACTACCACAGTTGAATAAACCGGCACAAGCAGCAGATAGAGCAAATAATCCAATGGTGCAGAACAGGTCACCTATTAACATATCAATAGGCATGTTGATTCCAGTCTTATGTTCTCACCTTGACAAAGATAGAGCTATGCAGCTTCAAACAATTTTTACCAAATTGAGGGTAAGTTTTTAACCTAGACAGTGCTTGAATTCTGTCTTGGTGATCCAAAGACAGTAAATGTTGCATGCAGACGATATTTGGACCATGGATTAGGTGGGTCTTATGATGGAGGGTTCTTAGCTCGAAAATGAGCAGAAAAGGCAAACGTTAGAAACAGTCTTCAGTTAAGGGACAATACTCTGCTATTCGATAGGTTATGACTGTCCTTTAAGTGTGGTTGAGTTGTGGATCAtccactgtagggcccacctgatggacagtctGGTTCTTGTACACTTGTGGCGAGTGCACAATTCTTCGATGTCTGATACAGAACTCTGTGTGCATGATGAATACACAATACTTCCACATGTTTATTTATCATATACATACGCCATACTAAATGTCCAAAAATGAACTGATTAGTTTCTTTATGAGGTTGGCCTGTTCGTGGCTTATCCGGAATGTGCACTTCCAACATTTTTGTGACCAGCAAAACGAAGTCGGCAAAGAGGACTTTCTGAGAGTCGTAAGAAATATTGTGGGGGACCAGATGCTCAGACAGGCAGCTGACCAAGTACAGATGCAGGTAAGTAGATTGTGGAACTACTGTAAACTTACGTACTTAGTAAGTCCTGATGTATCCGGACACTTGTGTACTTCTAATCAGTCCTGATAGGTCATTCAGTCTCCTACTTTTTAATCTGTccgtacaagtgggcccatggcttagTGCACTTCGGCCAGTGGCCTTCTAATAGATGGTTACATGACAACACTGGCCTGGGAAATGATCAAATATCTGTTGGCTAGGATTTTTGAATCTGGAATACAAATGGGGCACCCTCCATCTGCGATGGGCACCTCAGTTCAACATTCTGGATCATTGACCATGGCTCCACATGTTTGGATTGGGATCAACATGGAACTATACATGCCCTGATGCATAGTTCCTCTTATAATGAACTTACTAAAGTTAGCACTTCCTTGTTTAGTATAAACAAAAGCTTCAAGCCGAAGCTGCGCAGAACTCACAGACGAATCGTCACCAATATCAGTTACGGTCTAAAGCTTCTCCCCAGCAGCAGACCACACCATCTTCTAGTTCTCAACAGTTCATCAAACCCCAATCATTTCCTACCCAACATCAGAACCAGTCTCAGATTCCATCTTCAGCAGTCCCTATTAAGACGGAAGCATGCTTTCCAATCCCAGAGAACAGTGGCCAGAAGTCTAGAGAGATGGAACATCAGATACCTTCTGCCAACATGAAAGCAGTTAGTCAGGAAAGAGACCTTTCTGCAGTTTCACTACAAGCCATTAACAAGCAGCCGCAGCAGCCGCAACAATTGCATCTTCCGCCAACATCTTTTCCAATGTATGGGGGAGCGATCAGTAACTTTAGTTCACATGCATATTCTGGGCCATCTGTCAGTTCTGCTGCAACTTCTATTAAAACCCAAAATCAAGATTCACAAATGAGGAAGGTCCCACATCTCCAAGGCATGGTTTCAACTCAACCTGGGGCTACTCAGCCCATGAACCTAATGAACATGCCCAAGTATGAGCAACAAAATACAATGAATGACCCCAAGAGGCTGCACAGTGGACCTATTTCTCATTTGACAGGCCATTCAGGATTGCAGCAGAATCCAATGGTGTGGCAATCGTCATTCAACAAAGAGCAGCAAAGTAGCGGTTTATCTTCAATGCCTTTTCAAAGACAGGAAACAGCTGATCACATGGCTAATCAGCAGCACAAGACTCAATTGTCAGCTCCTCTGAGCTCATCTTCTTTTGGCATGGGACGGATGGACCAAGTTAACCCTGGTCCCGGCCCTCCCAAGGATGAAAATATTGAGAAGCAGCCGGGTAGAATGGGTTTTCCTACCGCTTCAAGCATGATAATGAAGCATCCGATTTCAAGTTCTATGGCAACACAACTGGAACCAACTCAGGTATTCTTTAACAATCTATACTTAGATTGCACATACAAAACTTAGATTGGTTACATTGGGAGGGCATTTGTTGATTGAAGTCTATTTTCATACAAGGACTAGGAACTTCGATATGTCAAAAGAATTAAGTGGGCAGTTCTATTAATTATATTCATCGAAATTTGAAAGAAAGTCTATTTTCATCAGAAGACATTTGCTTTTAAAGCTGTTTAGTTGGCTTCTTTACAAGTTGTTCTTGAAtaggattgagagagagaggggactgGAATCCTCTCACACCCATAACCTCTCTGTTTTATAATTAGGACTTCAATAATAAAAGCAAAAGTACAAAAATGCCTCTCCATACTTAAGCTATTACAGAATCAAAGCCCATGGACCTAAACTCTATCTTAACACATTTCAGCCCAATAATAATGAGAAACAACACGGGATCATCGCAGTCCACCAATGCTAGTAAATCCATGATGGCCACTTTATTCAAACCTGGGAAATCTGAGCACTGAGGCTTCTTCTGTCGGACAATCAGAGATGAGAATGGCACTTCATATTTTTATATACACAATCTGGGAAATGGCAAGGTATGAAGGAAGCCCCCACTAGTCACGTTTGGCATTATGGCACTCCCCTGAAGATAGTGGCTTTTGGTTCACTAGCAAGCAGGAATAGAATCGTGACTGTCGATAACCTCCAAAGGAGAGCTATGACCATCTCAAATATTTGTCTTATGTGCATGCCTTTGGCTGAATCTGTGAATCATCTCCTTAACCAGTGTCCTTTCGCCTCTTCATTGTGGTCGGTCGTCCTTAGGGGCTTCAACCTTGCTTGGTCCATGCCTTTTGACATTGGGGACCTCCAAATGGTGCGGCACAGCGTGTCTTTTCGAAAGGATCACAGACCTGACGGTGCCTTTCTCTCTTGGCAGTATTATGGTCGATTTGGGGGGAGAAAAACAATAGATGTTTTTGTAACGAGAGTACCGGGTTGGTGCAGGTAGCTTGTATTGCCTCTTCTCTTGTTAAGGAGTGGGCTGTAAACCTGGGGTACTCGTGATTTGTTATTTGTTTTGTTCTTCCTGTTTGTTGTTTTGGTGCTATCTCAGCGCCTTCTTTCAATCAAAGTTCtctgttgcctttcaaaaaaaacagAGCCGGGACACTATAGGATCAGAGTTCCCAGGTGCACAAAACTCATTTGGGCCAACTCTGAGATGATAAATAAGAGGACCCAAGATTGTTCATATGGCTAGGGAGTAAGGACTTGGATCGTTTTGTCAAATAACCAATGTGAGACTAAACACACAATACAACAAAATACCATAAACATAACTCAATACATGAACAACATAAAGATACGATTTCAAACATGAACACAACAAACAAACTTAGAAGGttgttgattattattatttttttataacaacTCGGGCATCAACATAGTTGAGTTGGGAAAACTGAAGTGAGCTGTGAAAGCCTTGGGATTTGAAACTGAGCTGAAGTATCAACTGAGTTCAATGAACATGCCAAATTTTGGGTTTAGTGGTTGgctcattgattttttttaactCTCTCCAGATATTATTAGAATTATAGAAATACATGTCTAGATATTGGGTGAAAACACTGGTATGCCTGGATAATTATGCATTCATCTAAGCCTTCATTGTATCTCTATAACCAGACATACAGATTAGTTGAGTTTTTAGAAGAAGCCCAGAAATGATCACAAGTATGCCTGGATATCTAAATTCTTTCATGCCTAGATATGCTTGGGCATGGACTCTGGTAATGTTAGTTTGGAATTTGACGTGGAtatcaaatattcaaaataaaccatgcagcagcagcagcacaaATACTTCGGCTCACTAACATTGGCCAGCTATCATAAATTCAAGAAAGCAAGGGGAGTTTAGGCTGATAAAGTTGTCTTGGGCCCTATGTATTGGTCATATTTCTTATGATtaaaataatcatcatcatctttgccttatcccaactaattgctGTCGGCTACACAAATCATactccaccattccactctatcaaggaccatatccttagtTATTCACAAGGCTTTTATACTACTTCCACCCACGTCACATCAAAAGTAAAGTTTAATATCACAGTATTACATGCTTATCATTTtggatttacctttttttttttttttttcagtttttttatgAATTATCATCATCCTTGACTACTCTCAACTAACATCATTTCTTTGGTTTTGTATAATTAGACACGGTCTCAGATCCCATCTGCAACCACACCGGCTGGGTCTGGATCTAATGCAAGGACACCTCCTAAGAAATCATCCGTTGGTCAGAAGAAACCACTTGAAGCACTTGGCACTCCCTCACCCCTTTCAAGGTGAAATTCATACTTTCAGCAGGTGCAGCTTGATGATATTCCTACTTGTTTCAGTGTTGACTCTTGTTTCGTACTCACAATCAAGAGCCCTTCTAAGTGCACTTTTCTGGTACACCCTGCCCACATGTGCTAACTTGGCATACTTATGCAAGATCcaagctgctcatcaggtgggacccctACCGTATAGATCCTAGCCTGAAAATCAGACGAGTCTGCTTATCGGGTGTGCCACTTTTACAgaagaaatgaatggttagaaggAATTGACCAGCAGTCCATATTCAGCATCCCTTGTGACCCAACTGATGACAGACCAAGCCTAGATTTGACAGACCAGGCCTAGAGTTTTGACACAGGCATCTACACATTGGAGCCTGCCTGATGAGAGGCTTAGATGTTGCACATGTGCCAAGTTGTCACATGTGATCTCTGATTACCAGATAAGTGCAATCAAGCGAGTGCATTTCACATTTCTCGCATTTATTTGGTTGAAAAGGATCCAATGGTCTTGCTCATATCTAAGTTAGTTATCAAGAGCTCCAACTTTCTACATGCCATTGTGTGCCATCACAGCCGTTACGGGGCCATAATGActattacgtaaaggtaatggtggcaaccgttacacgttatggggttcCTGTATtgttaccattacagaataccttggtaCATACAGCGCACATGTACAATATCTGGGACACGTTCATTTGATGTCATACCATGAATGGGTTGCAAGTGATAAAACATACTGGTGGCCCGGATGATCCTAGTCAGTGTTGAAGGATTATGATGATAAGCTGTGGACGGCGAGCAAAAAAGAATAGAACTCCAACCAAGAGTTGACATCATAGTGGGTTGATTTCCTCCAAGCGGTAGCTAGAATCATCTGACCATTGTGCTTTTTGGGTTATGCCCCATATCCTTTGTTGGGCCCAacagattaatggtgtggatcttgTGGATGTGCCACTTGTTCAGAATTAGAGTGCTTGATGACTATTTGGTATTAGTGTTTAGCACCGGATCCTTTCACTTATTTGCATTTAGTAAAGCTTTTTGTCTAACTAGTCTGTGTGATGCCACAGTAAGAAACAAAAGGCATCATCTGGTGCTCTTCTGGATCAAAGCATCGAACAACTCAATGATGTTACTGCTGTCAGTGGAGTTAACCTGAAGGTATGTATTATTTTAGATGCCATATGAAGTGTTCACTCGCTGTATACATCTACATTTAGgtcaattcaaaatttttagatcTCTAGCAAAATCAATGTACCAGGTTAATTTCAAAACTCATGGTGCTATTGATCTTCTGTTTTGAAACAGGAAGAGGAAGAACAGCTCTTGTCTGCACCAAAGGAGGAAAGTCGAGCTTCAGAGGCCAGTCGAAGGGTTGTACAAGAGGAGGAAGAAAGGCTGATTTTGCAGAAGGGCCCTCTTCAAAAGAAAATAGCAGAAATCAGTTATAATCTCTTCTTCTTGAACAATTGTGCTTTCCATCTTGTTAGAGATTTTTCTCTAACTCTAGGTGCTATCAGGCAAGCTGCACCTCAGTAAAGTGCAGCAACTCATGTATAAATACATGGTTATACATGAACATAcattctggaccatccaaatagtgggcccgATTGTGTATGGAGCCTAGCCTGAAAATCAGACTGACTGGGCAATCTTAACTGTTGGATTTTACTCCGTCAGTTATGACCACTGACTATTTACTTTTTATCTGTCTTTTGATGACCATTTTAGTGGTTATGATtatctgattggtgtgattttcatTCCATACTCcttccacaatggggcccatgatttggatgatgcTGATTGATGTGCATGCTACATGTTCGTCTGGATGTTTCTGTGCCTGAATGGAGCTGTAGGTTGCCTGATTTTACATTCTCTCAGAAATAAAAGGAGAAAATCAGTGTCATGCTTGAATAGGTTGACTTCTGTTGTCCGTGGCAGTGTCCAAATGTGGTGTCAAGAGTATAGGTAATGATGTGGAGCGTTGCCTTTCATTGGTGAGATACTAGCACCAGGCTTCCTCTTTTTCCATGGTGATTTTGGTTAGACACGTTTTCATGGAACTGAATTTACAGTGTGTGGAGGAGCGAATGCGTGGGTTGATAGGTAATCTGATAAGAATATCAAAACAggtacaaataaacattatagatatatcattcacattgtttctttctttttcttttcctttatccttttctttttcttctgggGAATGGAAATATATATCACACTACTTAGAGCTGTTTATTATCTGATATTCCTGATTTCAATTGAAACTGTTTGTAGAGGGTTGATGTTGAAAAGCCAAGACACCGGATTTTTATCACCTCAGATGTTCGACGGCAAATTCTGATGATGAATCGGAAGGCTAAGGAAGATTGGGACAAAAAGCAGGCTGAAGAAGCTGAAAAGCTCCGAAAAAATAACGAAGTGGGTATCTCAAGGATCATGTTATTCTTTAAGAAGATTTGTCATTCTATTGCATTGAAGTTCTCAAATCACAAGCAGGCTTTCCGTATGTTCATGCTTTCATTTTCTCCTCATATGTGTGCCTCAGCTCAACAAGCTTTACAGATCTCCCTccccccctccctctctctctctctcttagtagaagaagaagaagaatatgtcATCTATTTGTTACTGCCCTCATACAGGGATGATAATTTTGCTTACCCTTCATCTTTTTTATAGGTAACTAGAATATTCTGAAAGAAAATGCCTTTTTTTCTCCAATTTTACACACAACATTTAAGTAGGAAGGTAGTGTGTtggccaaaaaataaataaaaatcaattggGAAATGCTTAAACACTCACCCAGTAACTATAGCTCTAATCAAGTAAAATGTTTGACCAAGGGGATATCGTGCCAATCGATCTTCTAAACTGCTTGTATTGGCTTGTTCACCATTCAGTTTTTTTGTGCCATTTGAACTGGATGAAGTGACCTAACTAGTGACCATCTTTTTTgggtattttatttttacatgaatCTTTTCTTACTTCTCTAATATATTATGGGACGGTAAGTTGTTTATTCTTCTTTATAATCCAAAGTGGCAATTCTGGGAATCATATCAAATATCTAAATGGCAATGCATGGTGTTGTTCATACGGTCATCCTAGAGGCTTGCATGTATGGCCATACGGTCGCACGTGTGGGTCGTTGGCTAGGGTTTTAGGGTCCTAAATGGTTGGGTtcggttggggttgaagttggacgatgaaaagttgaagaaaaaagatgatttggatgattttgGATAGGAATGAAAGAAGAGATATGGAGTTTTTGGGAAAATACATCTTTATGGATAGGaatgaagagagaaggaagatgatagatgcAAGCCTCGCACCTCCACTGAATGGGAAATGGAATCACATCACACCTAAGCTCCAAATCACACGGAATATTCTTCAAATcatatgaagaagagaaaacatagtttttttttttttctttcttcaaaataatggcattagggctccACACACCCccatttctcttttatagtctcgGAAAAGATTTTTTACAAAAAGATACTctaagataagattctcaacataaagacgcttaataaattaaaagttgttccttcctccctaatctcaacacaaatataaactatactaaaaataatgaagtatgtaaacaatctaaacaactaaactattttgtggcccaaggGGTTCCATGATCAACATatccgatgatgatgatccaatggtccaatcattgtgtctacttgatccaacggtccgatgtgtccatcaagctcctatatgcagcccacgtgcatcttcctagtgtgagGTCTTtaaagatgcatgaacatgatcgTGGGGTCTTCAACGTAGCTAGGAacgtgaattgggccaagtgggcctcatgtaatggtcgtctagccataaggagactggctcagcCCTCCTTCGGTATGGTGTCCTCATAAAAAAACTTGGCCAAGTTCTTTTCAACGATCCATTTGTTTCGTTTACTTGAGACCAGGACATCCGTAAAAAGTGGGATCTAACTGATGGACACCTTGGATCCCACACTTATATTGCATCTAGCACATGTGTTGACGACACAACAAAACTTCACTGTATGATCCTTGTCCTCATCTCATCATAACACCAGTAGAAATGTGATGTAGTCACCTTCCCAATTTTCAAATCCTTGGTATCGGTAGAGTACCTGTGCTTCCATTTCTAAATTAGTAAGCAATCTTGATAGGGACAtcacacgcgcgcgcacacacccCCCACCCCACacgcacgtatgcaaggaggaggagggccccaccatcgatctggatcgatgacaacgtccagggagggcctcctagttataGTGCTGCATTTttgttcgttggagtggaccggATAGTCGTGTGAATCCCACCAcgagttctcatgatcgtggcccactgttctaattaatctagtactttgagtttttcttattattgttattaagaatctcatggacggtttaaattgctttgataaattgttattttttattacttcgtctccaagtaataggttgtgcatgtggctcgagttttggggtatagggttttattataaataggcaccccttgtagtctttttttctcattgaagattaataaaatttctgcgtttttgTGCTCCTCTAAATTCCTGAGTTGTGGaaattcaattgggtgtgaaaccctcccttcctcgaagggctgattaccgtggtgtgaagccacacctatctcgattcgcccccaccttctaccatccatatttctcctcctacaatcatTTACGCTTCAAATTCATCatctattgcagccgtttttctctttacaacagattttcaaaatctggccctacaggagggctgaaacttcggcggagcactacgcaaaGATCGTGCATCGgatcaggctgaaatttggaggtttcgTGGCCCACCCCTGGTTGACCAGGGCCAAGCTGGCTGTTTTTCgatttatgggccccacacacatgcgggacACCTCCAGCGCACGTGCGTCTGAGCCTTCACCGCCGTCCATGCGTACGGTgtttctctggttcgtctctctcctctctttcaccccaaatccctaaccctaaccctaaatcactcaaatctccaattttatgccattTCTTCTACCTTAGGGTTCCACGAACTGAAATCTATGAATCCCTTGAATTggagaattatttctgtgcatgtgtggatgaatttatcctcctttgattattgtttggtgtataattttgattgatccaaccctagATTGTGTAGGCCTGGGcttgcatagattccccttgattgaatgcttgaacttttgtgtgggatatggaattttgcgTAATCGTTTCTAAACtaatgtgatctaaagcctgaaaatcttgcacatcatatttgaatttcatgtcctgcataaaaataacaattaatcaaagcaatctaaaccgttcatgagattcctaataacaataataaataaaaccCATTCTGTCGTCTACGTGATCATGCAAATTCAACATTTCCTCTCTGAGTGGGCCTGCTTTTCACCAAACTTCAGCTACCCTTCCCTTCTCACCGGCATCCATCTCAATGCCATGTAGATGCGTTTGTTTTTCCTCCTTTTCTGTTgggctttcttttgtttttgtga
Coding sequences:
- the LOC131257804 gene encoding transcription initiation factor TFIID subunit 4b-like isoform X2, with the translated sequence MLDESTYSGADVDAFTAALNRDIGGDTSNSQLADSDSGMLAHGSNPTANQLIGPQQTSNQEENLTHQHHPKEEHHHLPPQGQHTSETEQIPHGSTAENQHQQNVHSTENDQLPLQQKQSQDDQQHRQTEQNNNVQISEQIPVQRLEQDKFQQSEIQHQLSKLPQLNKPAQAADRANNPMVQNRSPINISIGMLIPVLCSHLDKDRAMQLQTIFTKLRQNEVGKEDFLRVVRNIVGDQMLRQAADQVQMQYKQKLQAEAAQNSQTNRHQYQLRSKASPQQQTTPSSSSQQFIKPQSFPTQHQNQSQIPSSAVPIKTEACFPIPENSGQKSREMEHQIPSANMKAVSQERDLSAVSLQAINKQPQQPQQLHLPPTSFPMYGGAISNFSSHAYSGPSVSSAATSIKTQNQDSQMRKVPHLQGMVSTQPGATQPMNLMNMPKYEQQNTMNDPKRLHSGPISHLTGHSGLQQNPMVWQSSFNKEQQSSGLSSMPFQRQETADHMANQQHKTQLSAPLSSSSFGMGRMDQVNPGPGPPKDENIEKQPGRMGFPTASSMIMKHPISSSMATQLEPTQTRSQIPSATTPAGSGSNARTPPKKSSVGQKKPLEALGTPSPLSSKKQKASSGALLDQSIEQLNDVTAVSGVNLKEEEEQLLSAPKEESRASEASRRVVQEEEERLILQKGPLQKKIAEIMSKCGVKSIGNDVERCLSLCVEERMRGLIGNLIRISKQRVDVEKPRHRIFITSDVRRQILMMNRKAKEDWDKKQAEEAEKLRKNNETEGNLGAEVDKDKDKDKDEGRLKAPKPNKEEDDKMRTTAANVAARAAVGGDDMLSKWQLMAEQARLKREGIQDGASSGSPGKDPSRRPLSASGKTSRDNQEVENKGPSAGSVSGAIRKFGRNQVIMPQTKVARSISIKDVVAVLEREPQMSRSTLIYRLYERMHGNAVPE
- the LOC131257804 gene encoding transcription initiation factor TFIID subunit 4b-like isoform X4, producing MRLACSWLIRNVHFQHFCDQQNEVGKEDFLRVVRNIVGDQMLRQAADQVQMQYKQKLQAEAAQNSQTNRHQYQLRSKASPQQQTTPSSSSQQFIKPQSFPTQHQNQSQIPSSAVPIKTEACFPIPENSGQKSREMEHQIPSANMKAVSQERDLSAVSLQAINKQPQQPQQLHLPPTSFPMYGGAISNFSSHAYSGPSVSSAATSIKTQNQDSQMRKVPHLQGMVSTQPGATQPMNLMNMPKYEQQNTMNDPKRLHSGPISHLTGHSGLQQNPMVWQSSFNKEQQSSGLSSMPFQRQETADHMANQQHKTQLSAPLSSSSFGMGRMDQVNPGPGPPKDENIEKQPGRMGFPTASSMIMKHPISSSMATQLEPTQTRSQIPSATTPAGSGSNARTPPKKSSVGQKKPLEALGTPSPLSSKKQKASSGALLDQSIEQLNDVTAVSGVNLKEEEEQLLSAPKEESRASEASRRVVQEEEERLILQKGPLQKKIAEIMSKCGVKSIGNDVERCLSLCVEERMRGLIGNLIRISKQRVDVEKPRHRIFITSDVRRQILMMNRKAKEDWDKKQAEEAEKLRKNNETEGNLGAEVDKDKDKDKDEGRLKAPKPNKEEDDKMRTTAANVAARAAVGGDDMLSKWQLMAEQARLKREGIQDGASSGSPGKDPSRRPLSASGKTSRDNQEVENKGPSAGSVSGAIRKFGRNQVIMPQTKVARSISIKDVVAVLEREPQMSRSTLIYRLYERMHGNAVPE